From the genome of Papaver somniferum cultivar HN1 chromosome 2, ASM357369v1, whole genome shotgun sequence, one region includes:
- the LOC113349967 gene encoding GRF1-interacting factor 1-like isoform X2 — translation MQQHLMQMQPMMAAGYNPNNVTTDHIQQYLDENKSLILKILENQNTGKVSECAENQARLQRNLMYLAAIADSQPQQPTMHAQFPNAVQQGAHYLQHQQAQAMTPQSLMAARSSMLYGQQPMSAMQQQQAMHSQLGMNSGVSNNGLHMMHSEGGMGGGNGSMGGGFPDFGRSNASEGLQSRGVTIASKHEVGNADSNEGRGGNSGGHGGEAGEQMYLKGGDEEGN, via the exons atgcagcAACATCTCATGCAGATGCAACCAATGATGGCAGCAGGCTATAATCCTAACAACGTCACAACGGATCACATCCAACAG TATCTGGATGAGAACAAGTCTTTGATTCTAAAGATTCTTGAGAACCAGAACACTGGGAAAGTGAGCGAATGCGCGGA GAACCAAGCGAGGCTTCAACGAAATCTGATGTATCTGGCTGCTATTGCTGATTCTCAACCCCAACAACCCACCATGCATGCTCAG TTTCCTAATGCGGTTCAGCAGGGTGCACACTACCTGCAACACCAACAAGCTCAAGCAATGACACCGCAGTCATTGATGGCAGCCCGTTCCTCAATGTTGTATGGTCAGCAACCAATGTCTGCAATGCAACAGCAGCAAGCTATGCATAGCCAACTCGGTATGAACTCTGGTGTTAGCAACAATGGGCTGCACATGATGCATAGTGAAGGAGGCATGGGAGGAGGAAATGGGTCAATGGGTGGTGGGTTTCCTGATTTTGGCCGTAGTAATGCCAGTGAAGGTTTGCAGAGCAGGGGGGTTACAATTGCGAGCAAACATGAAGTTGGTAATGCAGATTCTAACGAAGGGCGAGGTGGTAATTCAGGAGGCCACGGTGGTGAAGCCGGTGAACAGATGTATTTGAAAGGCGGAGATGAAGAGGGTAATTAG
- the LOC113349967 gene encoding GRF1-interacting factor 1-like isoform X1 — translation MQQHLMQMQPMMAAGYNPNNVTTDHIQQGGLISFGALDVYLDENKSLILKILENQNTGKVSECAENQARLQRNLMYLAAIADSQPQQPTMHAQFPNAVQQGAHYLQHQQAQAMTPQSLMAARSSMLYGQQPMSAMQQQQAMHSQLGMNSGVSNNGLHMMHSEGGMGGGNGSMGGGFPDFGRSNASEGLQSRGVTIASKHEVGNADSNEGRGGNSGGHGGEAGEQMYLKGGDEEGN, via the exons atgcagcAACATCTCATGCAGATGCAACCAATGATGGCAGCAGGCTATAATCCTAACAACGTCACAACGGATCACATCCAACAG GGGGGACTTATTTCTTTTGGTGCTCTAGATGTG TATCTGGATGAGAACAAGTCTTTGATTCTAAAGATTCTTGAGAACCAGAACACTGGGAAAGTGAGCGAATGCGCGGA GAACCAAGCGAGGCTTCAACGAAATCTGATGTATCTGGCTGCTATTGCTGATTCTCAACCCCAACAACCCACCATGCATGCTCAG TTTCCTAATGCGGTTCAGCAGGGTGCACACTACCTGCAACACCAACAAGCTCAAGCAATGACACCGCAGTCATTGATGGCAGCCCGTTCCTCAATGTTGTATGGTCAGCAACCAATGTCTGCAATGCAACAGCAGCAAGCTATGCATAGCCAACTCGGTATGAACTCTGGTGTTAGCAACAATGGGCTGCACATGATGCATAGTGAAGGAGGCATGGGAGGAGGAAATGGGTCAATGGGTGGTGGGTTTCCTGATTTTGGCCGTAGTAATGCCAGTGAAGGTTTGCAGAGCAGGGGGGTTACAATTGCGAGCAAACATGAAGTTGGTAATGCAGATTCTAACGAAGGGCGAGGTGGTAATTCAGGAGGCCACGGTGGTGAAGCCGGTGAACAGATGTATTTGAAAGGCGGAGATGAAGAGGGTAATTAG